From the genome of Oreochromis niloticus isolate F11D_XX unplaced genomic scaffold, O_niloticus_UMD_NMBU tig00000736_pilon, whole genome shotgun sequence, one region includes:
- the LOC102082282 gene encoding uncharacterized protein LOC102082282: MRERKEEPDKLMLPASPVKSSLTSSPPPYQAPAPLYPVLRVEQGCLSGGDGQVLEVTGRYVDCEVSKGSKRPTPTPKSGILKQNSTFVGEEGACGGAQAPPMKQSPQQEESEEDRAVRLVETVISTLEQRYQISDDELGSVVVAPQVGKGEVCGLYEDAYEGWLSGTLDDNIQVGACGKQRLEAGPELGGAFHNRVVREKAGRGRVVRPKPGNIPHPMVRRSQDERENLSLPGEFPLVVTAGGHMKYKPYGVGDVNALTELLPPITDGGAGWLREFDRATTGVQLALGDFRAVVARCVKGTALDDIEKIAGTALMVDSTPFCRVVNVISHALREKYPTPNAAKILKLLWKPDQTPREYIEQAKATWALRTGQHPGREGMQQLWFREAVLKGVPEQVRVAMLDNPDMEGAESHVWEKHLVHRLQKAHDEAIIKDEDTDKMKEQLDLREEQIGVAVGSVEEIGVHVVVNGEEAAAWADKGVRREEVDMCPELCALTVVRLDIGQESALNHLNQRGLGIGGGADPLVPLRVQGRNLPFLVDKGATYSTIRTAPEDIPLSDTRISVIGFSGVPMTLPVTAPLKTELGRQSLTHSYMVSSQVPVNLLGRDLLIKLGATIMCGADGLTVTLKDGTQLSCLQSGMRGQWLLSEDCERTAQIYWARLTTSDRILAQYQLWRPWIMSMSVYSPPRDPYHVTLFYDREHTEWFEDLFNECLDEKVWELNSQDIYVGSAGVAAFVALPEDQMSWYRMGDEAVPHVSLAIHEGHQAKDLGPMVRAAIRATDWQQTQLTDVSYSPSCKTYRISVTVTDQSVLEHKHLKRTHGREKTDHEEAVKGLAELPDTLWSKGPTDVGLIFCSPITFELKDDTPIWRSQYRHSPEAENGIAETISGLLQVGVLELSSSAWNTPILPVEKSGTGKYRMAHDLRAINTVLKTPTVPVPNPYTALTNLSPDQRWFTCIDLANAFFCLPLHPSLRDIFSFTYRGQQLRYTRLPQGFALSPGIFNQVLKNALSPCVLPEGCTLIQYMDDLLIAAKTADACFQATMMVLRQLAKTGFKVSRDKLQLVRTEVTFLGRVVAMQTVGMLASQRETIMSHPQPRTVKEMLSFLGLTGYSRHYIPDYLGKTKPLRDLVKEHGMRDLTANLNWTTEAEMQFIELKQALSRAADLAIPDYNSDFYVDVSETNGVVNGVLFQKKGGRRRVLMYISIGLDNMEKRHPTCTQHAAGVAKIIQKVAHVVRGHPLKVLTTHSVVAYVNSQVFTMTPLRQQRLTKILESPNLTFTHEGINMADQMGGGTPHDCAQIVEVEEKVRSDLRAEPVNEADDYFTDGCCFRDPSEGLKTGYAVVKGVGNQLHVEKSGILEGPQSAQRAELIAVIEALRLGKGKRVNIYTDSAYVFGAAHVELGQWRRAGFRTASNKPIKHEEEMRQLEDALKEPLEVAIIKCKGHDDSNTWVAKGNRAADEEAKRVAGYQEGKQMVSMGMEWGNLPAQQREDIEKAQKRASPEEKAVWQERGAVQSEGLWRGPDGRPVLTAEMAQEKIKEAHGLGHVGVGQMERDLCHWWHPYMKNMVREHVRTCLICGQYNPNPTVKPEMGKFPLPGRPGQEIVIDYTDMITTVRGFRYLLVCVDALTGWPEAWPTRREDSKTVIKCLVNYYVPWHGFPEKVRSDNGTHFKNRDLGEVECMLGLQHRYGTVYHPQPQGKVERMNQNLKNKLAKICAQTNMNWVDALPIALMSVRCSVNQSTGFTPYELLTGRQFPGPAAGVRELREGVNVSEHVKQFKALKALVSSFTTQVRDPTGKEVTTPEVKWVWLKVYKRKWDEPRWTGPFEVTTRTSHVVHLRGKGDTWYHWSQCAAAEEPRRSERLLVKKGDTAVTPKNADLSKEGAE, from the exons ATGAGGGAGCGAAAGGAGGAGCCTGATAAGCTGATGCTGCCGGCTTCCCCGGTGAAGTCATCGCTCACTAGCTCCCCTCCTCCCTATCAGGCCCCCGCCCCCCTCTATCCTGTGCTGAGAGTAGAGCAGGGCTGTCTCTCTGGTGGGGATGGCCAAGTGTTAGAGGTTACAGGACGCTATGTAGATTGTGAAGTATCTAAAGGATCCAAACGGCCAACTCCAACACCGAAGAGTGGAATATTAAAGCAAAATTCTACTTTTGTCGGTGAGGAGGGAGCCTGTGGCGGAGCACAAGCCCCGCCCATGAAACAGTCACCTCAGCAGGAGGAGAGTGAAGAAGATAGGGCTGTGCGGCTGGTTGAAACAGTTATATCAACTTTAGAGCAACGATATCAGATTTCTGATGATGAGTTAGGGAGTGTAGTTGTTGCACCACAGGTGGGGAAAGGTGAGGTGTGCGGCCTTTATGAGGACGCATACGAGGGATGGTTATCCGGCACACTTGATGATAACATTCAAGTGGGCGCCTGTGGGAAGCAGAGACTTGAAGCAGGGCCAGAGCTAGGAGGGGCCTTTCACAATAGGGTAGTTAGAGAAAAAGCAGGAAGAGGCAGAGTAGTAAGGCCCAAACCCGGAAACATACCACACCCCATGGTGCGTCGAAGTCAGGATGAGAGGGAAAATCTTTCTTTGCCTGGGGAATTTCCCCTGGTGGTGACCGCTGGGGGTCACATGAAATACAAGCCATACGGAGTGGGAGATGTTAATGCATTGACTGAATTATTACCTCCTATTACAGACGGAGGTGCAGGATGGTTGAGAGAGTTTGATAGAGCAACAACAGGTGTTCAATTGGCTCTGGGAGATTTCAGAGCTGTAGTTGCCAGATGTGTCAAAGGCACAGCTCTGGATGACATAGAGAAGATAGCGGGCACAGCATTGATGGTTGATAGCACCCCATTTTGTCGGGTTGTGAATGTAATATCACACGCATTACGTGAAAAATACCCCACTCCAAATGCTGCTAAGATTTTGAAGCTGTTGTGGAAGCCTGATCAAACTCCAAGGGAGTACATAGAACAGGCTAAAGCTACGTGGGCCCTTAGAACAGGCCAGCATCCCGGTAGAGAAGGGATGCAACAACTGTGGTTCAGAGAAGCTGTGTTAAAAGGTGTGCCCGAGCAGGTCAGAGTGGCCATGTTAGATAACCCCGACATGGAGGGGGCGGAGTCTCACGTGTGGGAGAAGCATCTGGTGCATCGCCTGCAGAAAGCTCATGATGAGGCTATTATTAAAGATGAGGACACAGATAAGATGAAAGAGCAATT GGACCTGCGCGAGGAACAAATTGGGGTGGCCGTGGGGTCGGTAGAGGAAATTGGGGTTCACGTGGTGGTCAACGGGGAGGAGGCGGCGGCATGGGCAGACAAAGGGGTGCGCCGGGAGGAGGTCGATATGTGCCCGGAACTGTGTGCTTTAACTGTGGTCAGACTGGACATTGGTCAAGAGAGTgccctgaaccacctcaaccaG AGAGGCCTGGGCATAGGGGGAGGGGCAGACCCCCTGGTGCCACTGAGGGTTCAAGGACGCAACCTGCCCTTTTTAGTGGATAAGGGAGCTACATACTCCACCATTCGTACTGCTCCTGAAGACATCCCACTGTCGGACACCAGAATCAGTGTGATCGGCTTCTCTGGGGTACCTATGACCCTGCCAGTAACCGCCCCTTTAAAGACTGAACTAGGACGCCAGTCCTTAACACATTCATACATGGTTTCATCACAAGTTCCAGTTAATTTATTGGGCAGGGACCTGCTCATTAAGCTTGGAGCTACTATCATGTGTGGAGCTGATGGATTAACAGTGACTTTGAAAGATGGCACACAGCTGTCCTGTTTGCAATCAGGAATGAGGGGACAGTGGCTGCTATCAGAGGATTGTGAACGCACAGCACAGATTTACTGGGCGCGACTGACCACATCAGATCGAATTCTGGCACAGTACCAACTCTGGCGTCCCTGGATAATGTCCATGTCTGTTTATTCACCCCCGCGTGACCCCTACCACGTGACCTTGTTTTACGATCGCGAGCATACTGAGTGGTTTGAGGATCTATTTAATGAGTGTTTAGATGAGAAAGTTTGGGAGCTTAACTCTCAGGACATCTATGTTGGTTCAGCTGGAGTGGCAGCGTTTGTTGCGCTCCCTGAGGATCAAATGAGTTGGTATAGAATGGGTGATGAAGCAGTTCCCCACGTGTCGTTGGCAATACATGAGGGTCATCAAGCAAAAGATTTAGGCCCaatggtgagagcagccataaGGGCCACAGATTGGCAGCAAACACAACTCACTGATGTCTCATACTCACCCAGTTGTAAAACGTATCGGATTTCTGTGACGGTCACTGATCAGAGTGTTTTagaacacaaacatttaaagcGAACACATGGAAGGGAGAAAACAGATCATGAGGAAGCTGTTAAAGGCCTAGCTGAACTCCCTGACACTCTGTGGTCTAAGGGTCCCACTGATGTGGGTTTAATATTTTGTTCACCCATCACATTTGAGTTAAAAGATGACACCCCTATTTGGCGTTCACAATACAGACACAGTCCAGAGGCAGAAAATGGGATTGCAGAAACAATTTCAGGGCTCTTGCAGGTGGGTGTGCTGGAGCTGTCTTCCTCTGCATGGAATACTCCAATCCTCCCAGTTGAAAAATCAGGCACGGGCAAGTATCGCATGGCACATGACCTTAGGGCAATAAACACTGTCCTTAAGACACCAACAGTACCTGTACCAAATCCctacacagctttgactaattTATCTCCAGATCAGCGGTGGTTCACATGCATAGATTTGGCAAATGCTTTCTTTTGTCTCCCTCTGCATCCATCTTTGAgagatattttttcatttacttaCAGGGGCCAGCAGCTGCGTTACACTCGGTTGCCGCAGGGCTTTGCCCTTTCACCTGGGATTTTTAATCAGGTACTTAAAAATGCTCTTTCTCCATGTGTATTGCCTGAAGGATGCACACTGATCCAGTATATGGACGATTTGCTGATTGCTGCTAAAACAGCTGATGCTTGCTTTCAAGCGACAATGATGGTGCTTCGTCAGCTGGCCAAAACAGGCTTTAAAGTAAGTAGAGACAAACTTCAACTTGTCAGAACTGAAGTTACATTTCTAGGTCGTGTGGTGGCGATGCAGACGGTGGGCATGTTGGCATCCCAAAGGGAAACAATTATGTCACACCCCCAGCCACGTACTGTTAAAGAAATGTTGTCATTTCTTGGACTTACAGGTTACAGTAGACACTACATTCCTGACTATTTGGGCAAAACCAAACCTTTGCGGGACTTGGTGAAAGAACACGGTATGAGAGACCTCACAGCTAATCTGAACTGGACCACTGAAGCTGAAATGCAGTTCATAGAACTAAAACAGGCCCTGTCTCGTGCAGCAGATTTGGCAATCCCCGATTATAACTCTGATTTCTAtgttgatgtttctgaaacaaatggAGTGGTGAATGgtgttttgtttcagaaaaaagggggaaggaGACGAGTGCTGATGTATATCAGCATTGGCCTGGATAATATGGAAAAAAGACACCCCACGTGCACACAGCATGCAGCGGGGGTAGCAAAAATAATTCAGAAAGTGGCCCACGTTGTGAGAGGACACCCACTGAAAGTGCTAACAACACACAGTGTGGTGGCCTACGTGAATTCACAGGTATTCACAATGACCCCATTGAGACAACAGAGACTGACTAAGATTCTGGAGTCTCCAAACTTGACCTTCACACATGAAGGGATCAACATGGCAGACCAGATGGGAGGGGGGACACCTCATGACTGTGCACAAATCGTAGAGGTTGAGGAGAAAGTAAGGTCAGATCTGAGAGCAGAACCGGTGAATGAGGCAGATGATTATTTCACAGACGGGTGTTGTTTTAGGGATCCGAGTGAAGGATTGAAAACAGGTTATGCAGTGGTGAAAGGAGTCGGAAACCAGCTGCATGTGGAGAAATCAGGAATACTGGAAGGACCTCAGTCAGCACAGAGAGCAGAGCTTATTGCAGTGATAGAAGCTCTAAGATTAGGGAAAGGAAAAAGGGTTAACATTTATACAGACTCAGCATATGTGTTTGGAGCAGCACATGTGGAACTGGGGCAATGGAGGAGGGCTGGATTTAGAACAGCCTCAAATAAACCAATCAAACACGAGGAGGAGATGAGACAGCTGGAGGACGCTCTGAAAGAACCTTTGGAGGTGGCCATCATAAAGTGTAAAGGGCATGACGATTCCAACACTTGGGTGGCAAAAGGAAACAGAGCAGCTGACGAAGAAGCAAAACGGGTGGCAGGCTATcaagaaggaaaacaaatgGTAAGTATGGGTATGGAATGGGGAAACCTGCCAGCCCAACAGCGAGAGGACATTGAAAAGGCGCAAAAAAGAGCCTCGCCTGAGGAAAAGGCGGTGTGGCAGGAGAGAGGGGCCGTACAATCAGAAGGATTGTGGAGAGGACCCGACGGGCGGCCAGTACTCACCGCAGAAATGGCCCAGGAGAAAATTAAAGAAGCTCATGGGCTAGGACATGTAGGAGTGGGCCAAATGGAGAGGGACTTGTGTCATTGGTGGCATCCCTACATGAAAAACATGGTAAGGGAACACGTGAGAACATGCTTGATCTGTGGGCAATATAATCCAAACCCCACCGTGAAACCAGAAATGGGTAAGTTTCCTTTGCCAGGAAGACCAGGCCAGGAAATTGTGATTGATTATACTGACATGATAACTACCGTTCGAGGGTTTagatatctgttggtgtgtgtgGATGCTCTGACCGGCTGGCCAGAGGCGTGGCCAACACGCAGAGAAGACAGTAAAACGGTGATCAAATGTCTGGTGAATTATTATGTCCCCTGGCATGGATTTCCAGAGAAggtaagatcagataatggcaCTCACTTTAAAAATCGAGATCTCGGTGAGGTGGAATGTATGTTGGGGTTGCAACATAGATATGGTACAGTTTACCATCCACAACCTCAGGGAAAAGTGGAGAGAATGAATcaaaatctgaaaaacaaattGGCAAAAATCTGtgcacagacaaacatgaaTTGGGTTGATGCTCTTCCCATAGCACTTATGAGTGTGAGGTGCTCCGTTAATCAGAGCACCGGGTTTACCCCATATGAACTGCTGACAGGGAGACAGTTTCCAGGCCCTGCAGCAGGTGTAAGAGAATTAAGGGAGGGAGTAAATGTGTCTGAACATGTGAAACAGTTTAAAGCACTAAAAGCTCTTGTCTCTAGTTTCACTACTCAGGTGAGAGACCCAACCGGAAAGGAGGTGACCACGCCGGAGGTGAAGTGGGTGTGGCTGAAGGTGTATAAGCGGAAGTGGGACGAGCCGAGGTGGACAGGACCTTTCGAGGTGACCACTCGAACCTCTCATGTGGTCCATCTGAGAGGCAAGGGCGACACTTGGTATCACTGGAGCCAGTGTGCGGCGGCAGAGGAGCCTAGGCGGTCGGAGAGGCTCTTAGTGAAAAAGGGGGACACGGCCGTGACCCCAAAGAACGCAGATCTTAGTAAAGaaggggcagaataa